One stretch of Chitinivorax tropicus DNA includes these proteins:
- a CDS encoding sensor histidine kinase, with protein sequence MSHWRRIWRIAVVLLIITAAGAAGFHISQTLAYQQQLARSQVQLRVFGQTIASELARYDYVPHVLTLDSKINQLLDNPDQAAVVQAANLYLSALNERTATRAIYILDKTGKVLATSNWQRPDSYLGEDLSYRPYFRAAIQGQTGRFYGVGTTRSEPGYYLSAPLGNRRSPSGVAVVKVGLEPLEANWQGLDGGVLLVDENGVVILASQPRWRLQTVFPLAPAKRAALDRSLQYNRAPLPSMGIEQQKAIADDAELVRIRKGSLLLSQNMPLAGTAWRLYLLSSTQALQMGALKTATLASGGSALLALLGVVWNARRRINAERQKARIALEAANAELERKVIERTADLSAANLQLQAEVTERIRTEATLRRAQDELLQAGKLAVIGQMSTGIAHELNQPLAALRTLSGNTVRFLARGDLATAQSNLQTIIQLVERMGKISGALKSFARKSSNRMVPVELNAALENALFLLETRIHSAGVVIERDMPAQAWVKAEATRLEQVLVNLLANALDAVATVTNPHIRVVGQLEQGEVSVSICDNGPGLTAEAEARLFEPFFTTKPVGEGLGLGLTLSIGILDEFGGRLSGYHQPQGGACFTMVLPQTTKEMLG encoded by the coding sequence ATGTCCCACTGGCGACGGATCTGGCGAATTGCGGTTGTGCTGCTGATCATTACTGCCGCAGGGGCGGCGGGCTTTCACATCAGCCAGACGCTGGCGTATCAACAGCAATTGGCGCGCAGCCAAGTCCAGCTGCGGGTGTTCGGGCAGACCATCGCCAGCGAATTGGCCCGCTATGACTATGTGCCCCATGTCCTGACCCTGGACAGCAAAATCAACCAACTGTTGGACAACCCCGACCAGGCGGCGGTTGTGCAGGCAGCCAATCTGTATCTGTCGGCCTTGAACGAGCGCACCGCAACCCGCGCCATCTATATTCTCGACAAAACCGGCAAAGTACTGGCGACCAGCAATTGGCAGCGGCCTGACAGCTATCTGGGTGAAGACCTCAGCTACCGGCCCTATTTCCGCGCAGCGATCCAAGGCCAGACTGGTCGATTCTATGGGGTCGGCACCACACGTAGCGAGCCGGGCTACTATCTATCAGCGCCATTGGGCAATCGCCGGTCACCCAGCGGGGTGGCGGTGGTGAAAGTAGGGTTGGAGCCGTTGGAAGCCAACTGGCAAGGGCTGGACGGGGGCGTCCTGCTGGTGGACGAAAACGGCGTGGTGATTCTGGCCTCACAGCCCCGGTGGCGCCTGCAGACTGTGTTCCCCTTGGCGCCAGCCAAGCGTGCTGCGTTGGATCGCAGCTTGCAGTACAACCGTGCGCCACTGCCCAGCATGGGGATCGAGCAGCAGAAAGCCATTGCTGATGATGCCGAGTTAGTCCGCATCCGTAAGGGCTCCTTGCTGTTATCACAAAACATGCCCTTGGCTGGCACCGCCTGGCGTCTTTATCTACTGTCGAGTACCCAGGCATTGCAGATGGGGGCATTGAAAACTGCCACCCTGGCCAGCGGAGGCTCGGCCTTGTTGGCCTTGCTGGGCGTGGTGTGGAATGCCCGCCGCCGCATCAATGCTGAACGGCAGAAAGCCCGCATCGCGCTGGAGGCGGCTAACGCCGAGCTGGAACGCAAGGTGATCGAGCGCACCGCAGATCTGTCGGCGGCCAATCTGCAGCTACAGGCGGAGGTGACGGAGCGCATTCGCACCGAGGCTACTCTGCGCCGGGCGCAGGATGAGCTGCTGCAAGCCGGTAAGCTGGCGGTGATCGGGCAGATGTCCACTGGGATCGCCCATGAGCTGAATCAACCGCTGGCGGCCTTGCGGACGCTGTCTGGCAATACCGTGCGGTTTCTGGCGCGTGGTGATCTGGCCACGGCACAATCCAACCTGCAAACCATCATCCAGCTGGTGGAGCGGATGGGTAAGATTTCCGGTGCGTTGAAATCGTTCGCCCGTAAATCATCGAATCGGATGGTGCCGGTCGAACTCAACGCTGCGTTGGAGAACGCGTTGTTCCTACTGGAGACACGAATACACAGCGCGGGTGTCGTGATCGAGCGTGACATGCCTGCCCAAGCGTGGGTCAAGGCAGAGGCCACACGGCTGGAACAAGTCCTGGTCAACCTGCTGGCCAATGCCCTGGATGCGGTGGCCACTGTGACCAACCCGCACATCCGCGTGGTCGGCCAGCTTGAGCAGGGCGAGGTGTCCGTGAGCATCTGTGATAATGGCCCAGGTTTGACTGCAGAGGCCGAGGCGCGACTGTTCGAGCCATTTTTCACCACCAAACCGGTGGGCGAGGGGCTGGGCTTGGGGCTGACGCTGTCCATCGGCATCCTGGACGAGTTCGGAGGCCGCTTGAGTGGCTATCATCAACCACAGGGTGGGGCCTGCTTTACCATGGTGTTGCCGCAAACCACAAAGGAAATGTTGGGATGA
- a CDS encoding sigma-54-dependent transcriptional regulator has protein sequence MIEALQVLIVEDDPVVRLGCVQAFALEGIAAIEAGSAEAALQQITPGFPGVVVTDIRLPGQDGMALLNTLRAQAPDLPVIMITGHGDVSLAVQAMKQGAYDFLEKPFAPEQLVEVTRRALAQRQLSLEVASLRAQLASHDHVANQIIGHSPAMARLRRLIAEVANTGANVLIHGETGTGKELVARCLHESSQRHTRHFVAVNCGGLPEQLIDSELFGHEAGAFTGAAKRRIGKIEHAQGGTLFLDEIESMPMPMQIKLLRVLQERVLERLGSNALLPVDIRVVAATKSDLKRMGEAGHFRSDLYYRLNVVTLELPPLRERREDIPQLFQHFLLQAAQRFERDPPVLQQADMARLMAYNWPGNVRELRNVAERCALGLGLAIGTSDEPMEHTSLNQAVEQFEKALIRDALHRCGGNLSKAAEALSVAKTTLFDKVKKYRLS, from the coding sequence ATGATAGAAGCCTTGCAGGTCTTGATCGTCGAGGATGATCCGGTCGTCCGGCTGGGGTGTGTTCAGGCCTTTGCTCTGGAGGGCATTGCGGCTATCGAAGCGGGTAGCGCCGAGGCGGCTCTGCAGCAGATCACGCCAGGCTTCCCAGGTGTGGTGGTGACCGACATCCGCCTGCCTGGGCAGGATGGCATGGCCTTGCTCAATACGTTACGTGCCCAGGCGCCAGATCTGCCAGTCATCATGATCACTGGGCATGGTGATGTCAGCTTGGCGGTGCAGGCCATGAAGCAGGGTGCCTACGACTTTCTCGAAAAACCATTTGCGCCAGAGCAGCTGGTCGAGGTAACACGCCGAGCGCTGGCGCAACGCCAGCTGTCGCTTGAGGTGGCCAGCCTGCGCGCGCAGCTGGCCAGCCACGATCATGTCGCGAACCAGATCATCGGCCATTCACCCGCGATGGCCCGCCTGCGCAGACTGATTGCCGAGGTCGCCAATACCGGGGCAAATGTGCTGATCCATGGCGAAACAGGCACTGGCAAAGAGCTGGTCGCCCGTTGCCTGCATGAAAGCAGCCAGCGTCATACCCGGCATTTCGTGGCGGTGAATTGTGGCGGGTTGCCCGAGCAATTGATCGACAGCGAGCTGTTCGGCCACGAAGCAGGGGCCTTCACCGGGGCGGCCAAGCGACGTATCGGCAAGATCGAGCATGCACAAGGCGGCACCCTGTTTCTGGATGAAATCGAGAGCATGCCGATGCCGATGCAGATCAAGTTGCTGCGGGTATTGCAAGAGCGTGTGCTGGAGCGCCTTGGCTCCAATGCTCTGCTGCCGGTCGATATCCGGGTGGTGGCTGCCACCAAGTCCGATCTCAAGCGGATGGGCGAGGCGGGGCATTTCCGCTCTGATCTCTACTACCGCTTGAATGTGGTGACGCTGGAGCTGCCACCCCTGCGTGAGCGGCGTGAAGATATCCCCCAGTTGTTCCAGCATTTTCTATTGCAGGCGGCACAACGCTTCGAGCGTGACCCACCTGTCTTGCAACAGGCAGACATGGCCCGGCTGATGGCCTACAACTGGCCAGGCAATGTCCGAGAGCTGCGCAATGTCGCTGAACGGTGCGCATTGGGGCTGGGGTTGGCCATCGGGACATCTGACGAGCCGATGGAGCACACCAGCCTCAATCAGGCGGTGGAACAGTTTGAGAAAGCGCTGATCCGTGACGCCCTGCACCGTTGTGGCGGCAATCTGTCCAAAGCAGCGGAAGCCCTGTCAGTGGCCAAGACCACCCTGTTCGACAAGGTGAAGAAGTATCGGCTTTCATGA
- a CDS encoding DUF3147 family protein: MLWLITKYGLTAAVIVLVSEVAKRSDRLGALIASLPLVTVLTLIWLYVEKQPADKIANHAWYTFWYVVPTLPMFLVFPALLPRCGFWLTLLVCVVLTMLCFGLFALVVRRMGIHLL; encoded by the coding sequence ATGCTGTGGTTGATCACCAAATATGGTCTGACGGCAGCCGTCATCGTGCTGGTATCAGAGGTGGCCAAGCGGAGCGATCGACTGGGTGCCTTGATTGCTTCGCTGCCGTTGGTCACGGTCTTGACGCTGATCTGGCTGTATGTGGAAAAGCAGCCTGCAGACAAGATTGCGAACCATGCGTGGTACACGTTCTGGTATGTGGTGCCGACCTTGCCGATGTTTCTGGTGTTTCCGGCTTTGCTGCCGCGCTGCGGGTTCTGGCTGACCTTGCTGGTCTGTGTGGTGCTGACCATGCTCTGCTTCGGTCTGTTCGCCCTGGTGGTGCGGCGTATGGGCATCCATTTGCTTTGA
- a CDS encoding archaeosortase/exosortase family protein, with protein MRPVIIGLTLALVGATWPVWKWVIQGTLDASNEPWGWLPAVLAALLALRHSHNLATDRLLITPAVLLTLYMLAIALDLPMAIRGSLGCLALASWASGLRTGRPWHVGLWTLCWLSLPLSASMQFYLGYPMRYLTCAGAATWLQWQGLPVMQDGSLLLWQTRQIAIDAPCSGVKMLWAGWVLSASLATWQGLNSLRTLGCLLGTPLLVYLANTGRTTALFYSESGLVQAPPWFHDAIGVMAFLATALAITALHQRTGTTP; from the coding sequence ATGAGGCCAGTCATCATCGGCCTGACACTGGCCTTGGTCGGCGCCACCTGGCCAGTCTGGAAATGGGTGATCCAGGGCACACTGGACGCCTCGAACGAACCCTGGGGTTGGTTGCCAGCCGTGCTGGCCGCCTTGCTGGCCCTGCGCCACAGCCACAACCTCGCCACTGATCGGCTACTGATCACACCCGCTGTCTTATTGACTCTATACATGCTGGCCATTGCCCTCGACCTGCCCATGGCCATCCGAGGCAGCCTCGGTTGCCTGGCACTGGCCAGCTGGGCCAGCGGACTACGTACCGGGCGGCCCTGGCATGTCGGGCTTTGGACACTCTGCTGGCTGTCATTGCCACTGTCCGCCTCCATGCAGTTCTACCTCGGCTACCCCATGCGCTATCTGACTTGTGCTGGCGCGGCCACCTGGCTGCAATGGCAAGGCTTACCCGTCATGCAAGACGGCTCACTGCTACTTTGGCAGACCCGGCAGATCGCCATCGATGCCCCGTGCAGCGGTGTCAAAATGCTATGGGCCGGCTGGGTGCTGAGTGCCTCCCTCGCCACTTGGCAAGGGCTGAACTCGCTACGCACGCTGGGTTGCCTACTTGGCACACCGCTCTTGGTCTACCTGGCCAACACCGGGCGCACAACTGCCCTGTTCTATTCAGAAAGCGGCTTGGTGCAGGCCCCGCCTTGGTTTCATGACGCAATCGGGGTCATGGCATTTCTGGCCACGGCCCTCGCCATCACCGCCCTCCATCAGCGCACAGGAACAACCCCATGA